A part of Heliangelus exortis chromosome 3, bHelExo1.hap1, whole genome shotgun sequence genomic DNA contains:
- the ABCC10 gene encoding ATP-binding cassette sub-family C member 10 isoform X2, whose protein sequence is MENILAGLCGTSPEDPLPVWVHGSIGHCFNQLLLNVIPHVVLAVVSACFLGTPRSGSGVPCRPGWVCRIASSLILSGLFLADTIPATISQQELSPVYLEVLANGTAALAWLTHGLALLVLFRSIRRSTRGPAALALLTLLPLPSSIITLVWYYRSGAAWSPAHPAASCRFIILCLQLASLLVYAIGYLLPTTSRQDFSINRSWQEDQPISEPEIPVPDQLGVAEDGESWLSRFFYLWMNPLMKRGYQWKLNQPQDVFVLPRQLQATRVCDLFYSCWQKAAALRQVEEETVSLTSPIIAGDDGSSHAPGSSHRAQEAVRLFSVLHTAFGLRFYSLGFLKLAGNLLNFSGPLLLNLLVSFMESRQEPLSHGVLYALGLFAGSFLGAVLRNQFSYELYKVMLMVRATVISAIYRKALRVSSTSLSSFTVGEIVNFMSTDTSRLLNFFSSFHEVWSLPFQFAITLYLLYQQVGIAFVGVFGLALLLVPINKVIASCIMVNNKEMLKHKDARVKLMTEFLRGIRVIKFYTWEKHFSTRINACRAKELQKLRAIKYLDAACVYLWAALPVVVSITIFITYVLLGHQLTATKVFTALALVGMLILPLNNFPWVLNGTLEAKVSLDRIQRFLELADQDLETYYALDSPGTDTAVELQCAAFSWTPVVEESTMQPLPTGTLQLYIENLSVRKGMLLGVVGKVGSGKSSLLAAITGELIKQGGRMHVCDLEQGFGLATQEPWIQFTTVRENILFGREYDARLYEEVVEACALSEDLNILPAGDLTEVGENGVTLSGGQKARIALARAIYQEKELYLLDDPLAAVDADVANHLMQKCILGVLKHKTRILCTHRTEFLEKADALVLIDNGRIVKTGTPADILPLVEAFPKIKDVDKRQKDKAPDEQGQKEAIEAEEEESTQNNYLIHKEEEKKEGAVAFQVYKAYWVAVGSCLALSILFSLLLMQASRNIADWWLSYWISSLPQTENTSVMVCSASPTSPELLLFPIVGLVSPVQTLDTTPDPPNGTLDVNFYLVVYGSIAGANSLLTLLRAFLFAYGALRAATVIHSRLLQRALKATVTFFDTTPTGRILNRFSSDLYCVDDTLPFMLNIFLANVYGLLGMLVIIIYGLPWIGLVLLPLSALYFSIQRYYRRTSRELKRFCSITLSPIYTHFSETLSGLSSIRAMRATQRFELENQLRLERNQRCLFASNTAMQWLDIRLQMIGVAVITAIAGIAIVQHQKQLGNPGLVGLALSYALSVTNLLSGLISSFTVTETMMVSVERTEEYTTDIPMEPQHKVVEVADDWPSQGLVEFQQAVLAYQAGLPNALDGVTFTVYPGEKVGIVGRTGSGKSTLFLAIFRMLELKSGRILLDGIDSQLVGLEDLRSRLAIIPQDPFLFSGSIRENLDPQGKRTDAELHEVLEQCHLWDAVTQMGGLDSQLGERGKSLSVGQRQLVCLARALLTQAKVLCIDEATASVDQQTDQLLQQTIRHRFADKTVLTIAHSFGSTIHEMGET, encoded by the exons tcctgcagccctggctctccTCACTCTTTTACCCCTACCTTCCTCCATCATCACTCTGGTGTGGTACTACCGAAGCGGGGCAGCTTGgtcccctgcccaccctgctgcctcctgcaggTTCATCATTCTCTGCCTCCAGCTGGCCTCTCTGCTTGTCTATGCCATTGGCTACCTCTTACCCACCACTAGCAGGCAAGACTTCTCCATCAACCGCTCCTGGCAAGAAGACCAACCCATCTCAGAGCCAGAGATCCCAGTTCCTGATCAGCTGGGAGTGGCAGAAGATGGTGAGAGTTGGCTCTCACGCTTCTTTTATCTTTGGATGAACCCACTTATGAAACGTGGCTATCAGTGGAAGCTGAACCAGCCACAGGATGTCTTTGTGCTTCCTCGACAGCTCCAAGCCACCAGAGTCTGTGACTTGTTCTACTCCTGCTGGCagaaggctgcagctctgcGTCAAGTAGAGGAGGAGACAGTGTCTCTTACTAGCCCAATCATTGCTGGAGATGATGGGAGTAGCCAtgccccaggcagctctcacCGTGCGCAGGAGGCTGTCAGACTCTTCTCAGTCCTTCACACAGCCTTTGGGCTTCGTTTCTACTCCCTTGGATTTCTGAAGCTGGCTGGCAACCTGCTGAATTTCTCGGGTCCCCTGCTTCTGAACCTGCTGGTGAGCTTCATGGAGTCACGGCAGGAGCCCCTGAGCCATGGGGTGCTCTATGCCCTTGGGCTCTTTGCTGGCTCCTTCCTGGGTGCTGTCTTGAGGAACCAGTTCAGCTATGAGCTGTACAAGGTGATGCTGATGGTGCGGGCCACCGTCATCTCTGCCATCTACCGCAAAGCTCTGCGTGTTAGCAGCACAAGCCTTTCCTCCTTCACTGTGGGGGAAATTGTCAACTTCATGAGCACGGACACCAGTAGGTTGCTCAACTTCTTCAGCAGCTTCCACGAGGTGTGGAGCCTGCCTTTCCAATTTGCCATTACCCTCTACCTCCTCTACCAGCAAGTGGGGATCGCCTTTGTGGGAGTCTTTGGCCTGGCACTACTGCTTGTGCCCATCAACAAGGTCATAGCTAGCTGCATCATGGTGAACAACAAGGAGATGCTGAAACACAAGGACGCACGGGTCAAG CTAATGACAGAGTTCCTACGTGGCATTCGTGTGATCAAGTTTTACACCTGGGAGAAGCACTTCAGCACCAGGATAAATGCCTGCCGGGCTAAAGAGCTGCAGAAGCTACGAGCCATCAAGTACTTGGATGCTGCGTGTGTGTATTTGTGGGCAGCATTGCCTGTTGTTGTCTCCATTACCATCTTCATCACTTATGTCCTTTTGGGTCACCAGCTCACTGCCACAAAG GTGTTCACAGCACTGGCCCTTGTAGGAATGCTCATTCTTCCCCTCAACAACTTCCCATGGGTGTTGAACGGGACTTTGGAAGCCAAAGTTTCACTGGATCGAATTCAGCGTTTTCTTGAACTCGCAGACCAGGACCTGGAAACTTATTATGCCCTAG atAGCCCGGGTACTGATACTGCTGTAGAGCTGCAATGTGCAGCATTCTCATGGACACCAGTTGTGGAGGAAAGCACCATGCAGCCCTTACCCACAGGCACCCTGCAACTGTACATTGAGAACCTGTCAGTGAGAAAG GGGATGCTCCTCGGGGTTGTTGGGAAGGTTGGCTCTGGCAAAAGCTCTCTGCTTGCAGCCATCACTGGAGAGCTCATTAA ACAAGGTGGACGAATGCATGTTTGTGACCTGGAGCAAGGATTTGGTCTGGCCACCCAGGAGCCTTGGATACAGTTTACCACTGTCCGTGAGAACATCCTTTTTGGACGTGAATATGATGCCAGGCTGTatgaggaggtggtggaggccTGTGCTCTCTCTGAGGACCTGAAT ATTTTACCAGCAGGTGACCTTACAGAGGTGGGTGAAAATGGTGTGACACTCAGTGGGGGACAGAAGGCCCGAATAGCCCTTGCCAGAGCCATTTACCAG GAGAAAGAGCTTTACCTCCTTGATGATCCCCTGGCTGCTGTTGATGCAGATGTAGCCAACCATCTTATGCAGAAATGCATTCTTGGAGTTCTCAAACACAAGACCAGGATCCTTTGCACCCACAGGACCGAGTTTTTGGAGAAGGCTGATGCCTTGGTGTTGATAGACAATGGCAGGATAGTTAAAACAG GCACACCAGCTGATATCCTGCCACTTGTGGAAGCCTTCCCCAAGATCAAGGATGTGGACAAGAGGCAGAAAGATAAAG cccctgaTGAACAGGGCCAAAAAGAAGCCAtagaggcagaggaagaagaatCAACCCAGAACAACTATCTCATCcacaaggaagaagagaagaaagaaggggCAGTGGCTTTTCAGGTCTACAAGGCATACTGGGTGGCAGTGGGCAGCTGCTTGGCATTATCCATCCTCTTCTCGCTGCTCCTCATGCAAG CATCCAGAAATATTGCAGATTGGTGGCTGTCATACTGGATCTCCAGCTTACCTCAGACAGAAAATACCTCAGTGATGGTCTGCTCAGCTTCCCCGACTTCCCCAGAGTTGCTTCTCTTCCCTATTGTTGGGCTTGT CTCCCCCGTTCAAACTCTGGACACCACTCCAGACCCTCCCAATGGCACACTCGATGTGAATTTCTACTTGGTGGTTTATGGGAGTATTGCAGGCGCCAACTCCCTCCTCACTCTTCTTCGGGCCTTCCTCTTTGCTTATGGTGCTCTCCGTGCTGCCACTGTCATTCACAGTCGACTGCTCCAGAGGGCTCTGAAG GCCACAGTCACCTTCTTTGATACGACACCAACAGGCCGGATCCTGAACCGCTTCTCCTCAGACCTGTACTGTGTGGATGACACTCTGCCATTTATGCTCAACATCTTTCTGGCCAACGTCTATGGGCTCCTGGGCATGCTGGTGATAATCATCTATGGCCTCCCTTGGATTGGTCTGGTCTTACTCCCTCTGTCTGCTCTCTACTTCTCCATCCAGCGCTATTACCGGCGCACATCCCGGGAGCTCAAGCGCTTTTGCAGCATCACTCTGTCCCCCATTTACACTCACTTCTCAGAGACCCTCTCAGGACTGAGCAGCATCAGAGCCATGCGGGCTACACAAAG GTTTGAGCTAGAGAATCAGCTGCGCCTGGAGCGGAACCAGCGCTGCCTCTTTGCCAGCAACACAGCAATGCAGTGGCTGGACATCCGCTTGCAGATGATTGGGGTTGCTGTGATTACTGCTATTGCAGGAATTGCCATCGTTCAGCATCAGAAGCAACTGGGAAATCCAG GACTTGTGGGCCTGGCACTCTCATATGCCCTGTCTGTCACAAACCTGCTCTCAGGTCTCATTTCCAGCTTCACTGTAACAGAGACCATGATGGTGAGCGTGGAGCGGACAGAGGAATACACGACAGATATCCCCATGGAGCCCCAGCATAAAGTGGTTGAG GTTGCTGATGACTGGCCAAGCCAGGGGCTTGTGGAGTTCCAGCAGGCAGTCCTAGCCTACCAAGCAGGCCTGCCCAATGCACTTGATGGTGTGACCTTCACTGTTTACCCTGGAGAGAAGGTGGGGATTGTGGGTCGCACAGGATCTGGAAAATCCACCCTTTTCCTGGCCATTTTCCGTATGCTGGAGCTGAAATCAGGCCGGATTCTCCTGGATGGTATTGACAGCCAGCTGGTGGGCTTGGAGGATCTGAG ATCCAGGCTGGCCATAATCCCCCAGGATCCATTTTTGTTCAGTGGCTCAATCCGTGAGAACCTGGATCCCCAAGGGAAACGGACAGATGCTGAGCTCCACGAGGTGCTAGAGCAGTGCCACCTGTGGGATGCTGTTACTCAGATGG GTGGATTGGACAGCcagctgggagagaggggaaagagtCTCTCTGTGGGACAGAGGCAGCTGGTGTGTCTGGCAAGAGCCCTCCTGACACAGGCCAAG GTGCTGTGCATTGATGAGGCCACAGCCAGTGTGGATCAGCAGACAgaccagctgctgcagcagaccATCCGCCACCGCTTCGCTGACAAAACTGTTCTGACTATTGCTCACAG CTTTGGGTCAACCATTCATGAAATGGGTGAAACCTAG
- the ABCC10 gene encoding ATP-binding cassette sub-family C member 10 isoform X1 — translation MENILAGLCGTSPEDPLPVWVHGSIGHCFNQLLLNVIPHVVLAVVSACFLGTPRSGSGVPCRPGWVCRIASSLILSGLFLADTIPATISQQELSPVYLEVLANGTAALAWLTHGLALLVLFRSIRRSTRGPAALALLTLLPLPSSIITLVWYYRSGAAWSPAHPAASCRFIILCLQLASLLVYAIGYLLPTTSRQDFSINRSWQEDQPISEPEIPVPDQLGVAEDGESWLSRFFYLWMNPLMKRGYQWKLNQPQDVFVLPRQLQATRVCDLFYSCWQKAAALRQVEEETVSLTSPIIAGDDGSSHAPGSSHRAQEAVRLFSVLHTAFGLRFYSLGFLKLAGNLLNFSGPLLLNLLVSFMESRQEPLSHGVLYALGLFAGSFLGAVLRNQFSYELYKVMLMVRATVISAIYRKALRVSSTSLSSFTVGEIVNFMSTDTSRLLNFFSSFHEVWSLPFQFAITLYLLYQQVGIAFVGVFGLALLLVPINKVIASCIMVNNKEMLKHKDARVKLMTEFLRGIRVIKFYTWEKHFSTRINACRAKELQKLRAIKYLDAACVYLWAALPVVVSITIFITYVLLGHQLTATKVFTALALVGMLILPLNNFPWVLNGTLEAKVSLDRIQRFLELADQDLETYYALDSPGTDTAVELQCAAFSWTPVVEESTMQPLPTGTLQLYIENLSVRKGMLLGVVGKVGSGKSSLLAAITGELIKQGGRMHVCDLEQGFGLATQEPWIQFTTVRENILFGREYDARLYEEVVEACALSEDLNILPAGDLTEVGENGVTLSGGQKARIALARAIYQEKELYLLDDPLAAVDADVANHLMQKCILGVLKHKTRILCTHRTEFLEKADALVLIDNGRIVKTGTPADILPLVEAFPKIKDVDKRQKDKAPDEQGQKEAIEAEEEESTQNNYLIHKEEEKKEGAVAFQVYKAYWVAVGSCLALSILFSLLLMQASRNIADWWLSYWISSLPQTENTSVMVCSASPTSPELLLFPIVGLVSPVQTLDTTPDPPNGTLDVNFYLVVYGSIAGANSLLTLLRAFLFAYGALRAATVIHSRLLQRALKATVTFFDTTPTGRILNRFSSDLYCVDDTLPFMLNIFLANVYGLLGMLVIIIYGLPWIGLVLLPLSALYFSIQRYYRRTSRELKRFCSITLSPIYTHFSETLSGLSSIRAMRATQRFELENQLRLERNQRCLFASNTAMQWLDIRLQMIGVAVITAIAGIAIVQHQKQLGNPGLVGLALSYALSVTNLLSGLISSFTVTETMMVSVERTEEYTTDIPMEPQHKVVEVADDWPSQGLVEFQQAVLAYQAGLPNALDGVTFTVYPGEKVGIVGRTGSGKSTLFLAIFRMLELKSGRILLDGIDSQLVGLEDLRSRLAIIPQDPFLFSGSIRENLDPQGKRTDAELHEVLEQCHLWDAVTQMGGLDSQLGERGKSLSVGQRQLVCLARALLTQAKVLCIDEATASVDQQTDQLLQQTIRHRFADKTVLTIAHRLNTILDSDRVLVMQAGRVAELDSPARLSQKDGSLFQHLLHSGQQ, via the exons tcctgcagccctggctctccTCACTCTTTTACCCCTACCTTCCTCCATCATCACTCTGGTGTGGTACTACCGAAGCGGGGCAGCTTGgtcccctgcccaccctgctgcctcctgcaggTTCATCATTCTCTGCCTCCAGCTGGCCTCTCTGCTTGTCTATGCCATTGGCTACCTCTTACCCACCACTAGCAGGCAAGACTTCTCCATCAACCGCTCCTGGCAAGAAGACCAACCCATCTCAGAGCCAGAGATCCCAGTTCCTGATCAGCTGGGAGTGGCAGAAGATGGTGAGAGTTGGCTCTCACGCTTCTTTTATCTTTGGATGAACCCACTTATGAAACGTGGCTATCAGTGGAAGCTGAACCAGCCACAGGATGTCTTTGTGCTTCCTCGACAGCTCCAAGCCACCAGAGTCTGTGACTTGTTCTACTCCTGCTGGCagaaggctgcagctctgcGTCAAGTAGAGGAGGAGACAGTGTCTCTTACTAGCCCAATCATTGCTGGAGATGATGGGAGTAGCCAtgccccaggcagctctcacCGTGCGCAGGAGGCTGTCAGACTCTTCTCAGTCCTTCACACAGCCTTTGGGCTTCGTTTCTACTCCCTTGGATTTCTGAAGCTGGCTGGCAACCTGCTGAATTTCTCGGGTCCCCTGCTTCTGAACCTGCTGGTGAGCTTCATGGAGTCACGGCAGGAGCCCCTGAGCCATGGGGTGCTCTATGCCCTTGGGCTCTTTGCTGGCTCCTTCCTGGGTGCTGTCTTGAGGAACCAGTTCAGCTATGAGCTGTACAAGGTGATGCTGATGGTGCGGGCCACCGTCATCTCTGCCATCTACCGCAAAGCTCTGCGTGTTAGCAGCACAAGCCTTTCCTCCTTCACTGTGGGGGAAATTGTCAACTTCATGAGCACGGACACCAGTAGGTTGCTCAACTTCTTCAGCAGCTTCCACGAGGTGTGGAGCCTGCCTTTCCAATTTGCCATTACCCTCTACCTCCTCTACCAGCAAGTGGGGATCGCCTTTGTGGGAGTCTTTGGCCTGGCACTACTGCTTGTGCCCATCAACAAGGTCATAGCTAGCTGCATCATGGTGAACAACAAGGAGATGCTGAAACACAAGGACGCACGGGTCAAG CTAATGACAGAGTTCCTACGTGGCATTCGTGTGATCAAGTTTTACACCTGGGAGAAGCACTTCAGCACCAGGATAAATGCCTGCCGGGCTAAAGAGCTGCAGAAGCTACGAGCCATCAAGTACTTGGATGCTGCGTGTGTGTATTTGTGGGCAGCATTGCCTGTTGTTGTCTCCATTACCATCTTCATCACTTATGTCCTTTTGGGTCACCAGCTCACTGCCACAAAG GTGTTCACAGCACTGGCCCTTGTAGGAATGCTCATTCTTCCCCTCAACAACTTCCCATGGGTGTTGAACGGGACTTTGGAAGCCAAAGTTTCACTGGATCGAATTCAGCGTTTTCTTGAACTCGCAGACCAGGACCTGGAAACTTATTATGCCCTAG atAGCCCGGGTACTGATACTGCTGTAGAGCTGCAATGTGCAGCATTCTCATGGACACCAGTTGTGGAGGAAAGCACCATGCAGCCCTTACCCACAGGCACCCTGCAACTGTACATTGAGAACCTGTCAGTGAGAAAG GGGATGCTCCTCGGGGTTGTTGGGAAGGTTGGCTCTGGCAAAAGCTCTCTGCTTGCAGCCATCACTGGAGAGCTCATTAA ACAAGGTGGACGAATGCATGTTTGTGACCTGGAGCAAGGATTTGGTCTGGCCACCCAGGAGCCTTGGATACAGTTTACCACTGTCCGTGAGAACATCCTTTTTGGACGTGAATATGATGCCAGGCTGTatgaggaggtggtggaggccTGTGCTCTCTCTGAGGACCTGAAT ATTTTACCAGCAGGTGACCTTACAGAGGTGGGTGAAAATGGTGTGACACTCAGTGGGGGACAGAAGGCCCGAATAGCCCTTGCCAGAGCCATTTACCAG GAGAAAGAGCTTTACCTCCTTGATGATCCCCTGGCTGCTGTTGATGCAGATGTAGCCAACCATCTTATGCAGAAATGCATTCTTGGAGTTCTCAAACACAAGACCAGGATCCTTTGCACCCACAGGACCGAGTTTTTGGAGAAGGCTGATGCCTTGGTGTTGATAGACAATGGCAGGATAGTTAAAACAG GCACACCAGCTGATATCCTGCCACTTGTGGAAGCCTTCCCCAAGATCAAGGATGTGGACAAGAGGCAGAAAGATAAAG cccctgaTGAACAGGGCCAAAAAGAAGCCAtagaggcagaggaagaagaatCAACCCAGAACAACTATCTCATCcacaaggaagaagagaagaaagaaggggCAGTGGCTTTTCAGGTCTACAAGGCATACTGGGTGGCAGTGGGCAGCTGCTTGGCATTATCCATCCTCTTCTCGCTGCTCCTCATGCAAG CATCCAGAAATATTGCAGATTGGTGGCTGTCATACTGGATCTCCAGCTTACCTCAGACAGAAAATACCTCAGTGATGGTCTGCTCAGCTTCCCCGACTTCCCCAGAGTTGCTTCTCTTCCCTATTGTTGGGCTTGT CTCCCCCGTTCAAACTCTGGACACCACTCCAGACCCTCCCAATGGCACACTCGATGTGAATTTCTACTTGGTGGTTTATGGGAGTATTGCAGGCGCCAACTCCCTCCTCACTCTTCTTCGGGCCTTCCTCTTTGCTTATGGTGCTCTCCGTGCTGCCACTGTCATTCACAGTCGACTGCTCCAGAGGGCTCTGAAG GCCACAGTCACCTTCTTTGATACGACACCAACAGGCCGGATCCTGAACCGCTTCTCCTCAGACCTGTACTGTGTGGATGACACTCTGCCATTTATGCTCAACATCTTTCTGGCCAACGTCTATGGGCTCCTGGGCATGCTGGTGATAATCATCTATGGCCTCCCTTGGATTGGTCTGGTCTTACTCCCTCTGTCTGCTCTCTACTTCTCCATCCAGCGCTATTACCGGCGCACATCCCGGGAGCTCAAGCGCTTTTGCAGCATCACTCTGTCCCCCATTTACACTCACTTCTCAGAGACCCTCTCAGGACTGAGCAGCATCAGAGCCATGCGGGCTACACAAAG GTTTGAGCTAGAGAATCAGCTGCGCCTGGAGCGGAACCAGCGCTGCCTCTTTGCCAGCAACACAGCAATGCAGTGGCTGGACATCCGCTTGCAGATGATTGGGGTTGCTGTGATTACTGCTATTGCAGGAATTGCCATCGTTCAGCATCAGAAGCAACTGGGAAATCCAG GACTTGTGGGCCTGGCACTCTCATATGCCCTGTCTGTCACAAACCTGCTCTCAGGTCTCATTTCCAGCTTCACTGTAACAGAGACCATGATGGTGAGCGTGGAGCGGACAGAGGAATACACGACAGATATCCCCATGGAGCCCCAGCATAAAGTGGTTGAG GTTGCTGATGACTGGCCAAGCCAGGGGCTTGTGGAGTTCCAGCAGGCAGTCCTAGCCTACCAAGCAGGCCTGCCCAATGCACTTGATGGTGTGACCTTCACTGTTTACCCTGGAGAGAAGGTGGGGATTGTGGGTCGCACAGGATCTGGAAAATCCACCCTTTTCCTGGCCATTTTCCGTATGCTGGAGCTGAAATCAGGCCGGATTCTCCTGGATGGTATTGACAGCCAGCTGGTGGGCTTGGAGGATCTGAG ATCCAGGCTGGCCATAATCCCCCAGGATCCATTTTTGTTCAGTGGCTCAATCCGTGAGAACCTGGATCCCCAAGGGAAACGGACAGATGCTGAGCTCCACGAGGTGCTAGAGCAGTGCCACCTGTGGGATGCTGTTACTCAGATGG GTGGATTGGACAGCcagctgggagagaggggaaagagtCTCTCTGTGGGACAGAGGCAGCTGGTGTGTCTGGCAAGAGCCCTCCTGACACAGGCCAAG GTGCTGTGCATTGATGAGGCCACAGCCAGTGTGGATCAGCAGACAgaccagctgctgcagcagaccATCCGCCACCGCTTCGCTGACAAAACTGTTCTGACTATTGCTCACAG GCTGAACACCATCTTGGACTCAGACCGTGTGCTGGTGATGCAAGCAGGGAGAGTGGCAGAGCTGGATTCACCCGCCCGCCTAAGCCAGAAAGATGGCTCcttgttccagcatctcctgcacAGTGGGCAGCAGTGA